The sequence AGCACAATTTGGCGagtgcagtccagtgagatacccgcttgcAGGAAATAGCCACTTAAAGGATGACATTTCTACAGCCTTGGCAACACTGACATCTGAATAAAACCCGAGATCTGAATGAAATCAAACCAAAACCTGACTTGCACATAAAGTGGGCATCCCTTTTAGTACAAGATTTGGTCTGTATCAATGCTTGCTATATAGGAGATAGTCACTTCAAGGCCAGATACATTTTTCTTCATACTTTGCTCAATCTTTCTGCCTAACTTGCACAACAAAAGGTTCTATCCATCATGATGAAGGGGAGACAAGATTACTGAGAGGGTAGGTACAGGGAAGACAAACATATCTATTATGATAATCATACTGTTGAAAGGATGGGATGTGataaaaaaacatcaacagtGCTTCATTGATCAGCCTGGACTAGTTGCAATTGGAACCTAACGTTACGGCTGTTTTTGATTCTGTACAATGTAAATTTAggtatgtccctgtagctcaagtcacaggtagcagcctcacagttgagctcctggttctaactagttggtaactgggagaccccggttcaatcctgggaagggcatctcggttgctGCTGCACCCATAAGATGGGGGTCTCATGTTCaaagaggtgcctcgagcatgttaaagggaaagTGCTAGCAGccccttcctgtaaaaaatatacgctggtactgaaacagcaaggaaacttgctgacctatgtgctaCTAGGCACTACATGTTGAACAAATGTCTAATTCAATATTTTCACAAACAACTCAAATCATAAATTGGTCTTTACACTAAGAGCCAATTCCAAATCTTTTCTTTTACCATTGATACATTGCTTCATGTAATTACATTCAACTTCAGGACTTCAGAAGCAATACAACACTAATTTAGTCTTTACATATCAaagtacaaaaattacattgaaTATGTGTCCCCTATAAACAAATAACAAGTGTCAAAGAATATTGCCCTTTGAAGactgttctacatgtaccttacaaactgcacacaaaaTAAGAGGGGTTACAAAGTACATTTCAGAATACTAGAGAGTTCCCTCAGCTCAGCTGTGCATTCAGCATTCCTTttatctgtattgtttcagtTAGCAGCCTTTTGGTAGAGCAAATACTAAGCTTTAAAGGCAGCAGCTGGCCATGTCTAATGACTTATCTTCCTGTGAGCTTTGTTGCTTGAAGCTGTCCAATAATGAAGCCCCTTGCATGTCTTAAGATGGTCTTCTTCTAAAGTCACTACAGAAGATGAGAGTGATTGGTATGTGCATAGGTCTCCTTACACTTGTTTGtgcatgatacaaaatgtacaatatagcTTTGATATTGCATACCATAATTTTTCATGTGCTTCTCAGCACTAGGATGTGCACCCTTACTCTGTGTGATAAAAAGTAAGACCCATTTATCAGGTTTTACAGAGACAAATATGGACATTTCTTATCCAAATTGATAGAGATAGAATAGTAACAATTATAGatactgcacaaaaacaaaatgtagcACCCTCCAACTAAGATTGTTAATTGCATGGTCCCGAGAAGACACTTGACCATCTATGATCCACTGTAAAGGATACTGAGGATGTACATCCCGCCTCCACTCTCTCCTGCTTTGTTCACAATCTCCGTCTGAAATTAAGACAAAGATGAGGACATCATAATCAATGACATCTGTCAGAGGGTAGCCATAACCTTTTGTCGTTCTTATGTCCTTAAATTTTTTAAATCCTTGGGATTCTTTCATTATCGACCTTCTTATCAACTCCTTGAATGGAGGAATTCCTTTCAGAGAGTCTGTTtgtttttccgtctgtctgtAGTATTTATATTTCTGCAGTTCAGATTTCCATAAGCTAGGCACGTCTCACCaaagagtgacaggaagttgcACAGGACACGAACAGGATGTCAAAGGTTAGACATTCCACTTCCTGTGTTCAATTTGATATTATGGACTATTGCCTTAGCTATGGGATCCATTGGGAAAATGCTGTTGTTGTTAGTGTCTTTTCTAGACTCAACATTGagacctgctagggatttgaacccagaaccattagattttgaaaaactctaaccacaaggccaccatACTagctagatgtacatgtatatttaattCACATAATAAACAGTGCTCCTAAAATGTCTACTTAGCTGCAAAAATGTACTTAAGTCTTGCAGAACACTTAATACCAAATTGATAAAAATCACCAAAATTCTTTAATGTAGTCATAAGATGAAGAATGATTTCTTAATGTACATTCTACaataaaccaaggacattatatacatttgtataatgtccttTGATAAAGTCAACAGCCTACTTCCCAAATTATGGATCGTAAACAGACTCTATCTGATTTTATGGGAACATTTTAAtcattacatgacattgtagacTTCATGATTATGTTAGGAATTGCAGTTCCCGCATCATATCTTATGGTTATAATAACCAGTCATTTTTATTACCACATGTGATTTTATGTACTAGAGACATTGATTGGTATTTAATACTGTTGGATGGATAAGTAGTTACCACATAAAAATCACAATCAGGGCAACACAGCTTTAGGACTTCTCTATCTAGATCTGGGATATCATGACTCCAACTTTACAACAAAGATAGCCAGACCAAGTAACATAATGTCTAGCCAGATCACTGATTAGTAAAGTTTTAATTGTTTTTATGTTGTAGCTTTCAGGTTTATAGCTTGTTGTATATGGGGTGGAAAAATAAATGAGCAACAGCAAAGTGTCTATAGGGTAGAAATCGTTACATGTAGTACCATAAAATGATAATTGCTTCATTTTCCAGTactttaattttcttctttaATTTGAGTTCTACTATATCATCCAGGGTGCGAAATAATTTTGGGaggttacttgcaaaattgcaagttggcaaaagctttacttgcaatttgacTAATGAACTTGCAATATCATTAACTTACAATATTATAGTCAGTATATAACTgcttttgctgtacatacatactctGCCGGACATAGTAACATTTATAGCATTAACAGAAGACTAAacatctaaattatacaaatttacTTACTATCACTATTTCACTACAAACAATAAAGGCTACATATCATCTGTAGTTGATTTTGTTTCGCAGTGCTTACAAGAATCGATCCACCAgcattttcaacttgcaaaattgcaagttcatataaattttacttgcaaatcttgaaaatcacttgcAAATTACAAGTTGCATAAttgtatttcgcaccctgtcaTCCATTGGATCATTCCATACCTGTAGAAAAGTAAAACTGATCCAATTATGCTTTTCCGTGCATTGATTGGTCCAccactttgtacatgtatctgtgtggAACTGAATACATTATCAACACATGAATCACCTTGTCTTCAGCTAACAAGGTCAGATACTCCCCAAGAGTCTGTCTGTTCAAGTCCAGCTCTGGTGGCAAGCTTTGGAAGATCTGAAAAGGACAAACATTTAATGTAGTCTATTAAGTACAAATTATCAAATTGAAAAAGGGcataaaatgtgtacattctgtaatctcctagcagatccacaccgggcgcgaaaatcgtagtatgctagccagagaaggtccagtcagccagagagggtccaatagcccggtagggatctgcccttagacggacctgaacaaggttattaacgcgcaattgttacctaatctcccCGCAGTCAAACTGCGCTTAGAAAGAAGGTGAGAATTGTGCCGGCGTTCGAAGCCCGGCGCCCGTCATGGGTCAGCTGCGCGCCGTCTCACAGTTACCcggcaggtttgaattccagataacaatggaagcaAGCAGGCGCTGGTGGACGGAAAGAGTCCGCCGTAATTTCCGTGCTATCTGGGAGTTTGAAATAAGGGAGACTCAACTAGATGCCATTCTGGCATGTCTGGATAGTAAAGATGTATTTGTTGGGATTGCGACGGGCAAGGGGAAATCCCTGTGCTACCAAATTACATTCCGCTGTGTCTGCcgtgaaacaaaacttgtttcCATCGTCTCACCGTTACGAGCGCTAATCAGCGACCAAGTAAGGACGTTATGTAGAGACTTCTCGATCCACCGGACGACGCCATGGCTTCTGCCATAACTGAAGACATGACAAACGACAAGACTCGGGTTTTACTGAACTGAATATAGACGCgagaaaaagatacaaagacactGAAAGATGGCGGTGTTTCGGCGTGGTTTTGCACCGCATCCAAGCGTGAAAGAATGGCCAAAAACAGATTCCAAGTTgtggttaaaaaaaagacacaccaaGCATTCACATGAATAAAACGACATTCTAATCAATTATGGTTTAACATCAAGCTAGAAACTaatggtgcaaatttgtctaacggAAAAGTCTGTATGTCGATACCTTTGCTTTGATGCGTTGTGATGCGGTGTGTTCCCGCACTATTGTATCTGAGGGGAAACTCCCGCTGTGAAATGGCGCGGCCGGCCGGGTTCGTCCCAGATTCGGGGTTGTAAAACGATAATCCCAGCCAATTTTCACGTTGGAGTTAAGCAGGCACGAGGAGGAGTAGAGGCACCTTTCTCAATAGGCTGCCCCTCCTTGTgccggttaataaccttgttcaggtccgtcttagggcagatccctaccgggctattggaccctctctggctgactggaccttctctggctagcatactacgattttcgcgcccggtgtggatctgcttggagattatacatTCTGTTGAACCTGACGATTGTTAGCTTTATCGTGTTGGCTGGGCCTGCTATgtttgcctacatgtacatgtacatattctgCTATTGTAACTTTTTAAATGTCGGcggtaattttttttcaaagcactgtaaatcacttcaatatagcagcaggaaaatatagcggctGTGATAAAATGGAATAGGTcatggcacttaattttaactgtgggaacaaacattactagcttaaatattagtgatcaaatataagcaatgatgaaattttagctgttgactagtgacagctgaaattaagttacagttaacaaatcaagaattacagtacatgacTGTTCCACTATTGTCTTTAACAAAATAGCTCAAAGATTGTTCAGTTACCAATGTCAATAAGAATTCCACATTTAAATAGTGGATTTGAGTgatctactaatgcagcatcagtaatccctgaggtatgcacacttcaggtaTCCAAGACATTAATTATTCTTCACAACGTTTTTTTGTTCATGTAGACTAAGACTAGTGGTCTTATAGGGTACGTCAGGGAATTATCAGAGTTGATATTTCAATAATAAGTTACAGTAAGACTGAGCTACATTGCACTATTagttacaaaaaaaatcataacattttcaacttcaacggaagaaaagaagaatacCTTATAGTTCAGGTCACTTTGGAATTTAATAGAAATTAAGCCTGATACAAACCTCATGAGATGACATTGGGTGTGTAGTCGGTGCTAAGGGCACTGTTGTCTTCTCACTGACGCGCAACATAGTCCGCACGATTTCACACGCATACTGAAATTAAGCGTACATAAAACTGACTCAAGCTTACAAACCTTCCAAGCTCtacatcaaaatattttttctacatAGAGCCTCGCCTGAGGCCTGTAGAATATACcgtggggaggctctgctaaaccgggctgaggtttccacttttgtgggagTGGCCTTTAACTAGCTGTTAATCAAGCAGAGaatctaaagaaaacattcatgcaattctctgattggctgacagctagtTAGAGGCCACTCCCACATATTttaaagtggaaacctcagcctggtttagcagagcctccccaaagtacatgtatattgtacacaATATATGCAACAGACGACAGTCTGTATATGAGAATGCTATACAAGGAATGACATGAAAATACTAATTATGTGACTTCTTTCAATAGCAGGAATGCTTAGTCGTGCTCAATGGCGCTTAATTGTTTAACGATGCCAAAATTAACTGAGAAAGGGGACCTTACCCTGTCTATCTTACTATTGAGAGCAGACAAAACAGCCTGGTCTCGGAAAAACTGGTGAAATCTGGTGAAGTTGATGTGCCAGTAAACACCTTTATCTGGAGCATCCTATGATAGCAATAGGATAAAgaacaaaattaaaacaaaaagtatcagAGATACAATTATCATTCTGGATAGAAGACAGCCAGATACTGGGCCAAACAATATGGCAGCCTTGTACaagttgtagaaaaaaatgcaaggtCTTTTAAAGATTCAGTCTTTGGTTGctgaatttccatttttttcaaagttcacAGTCTGTTAAATTTCCTtgtcaataaaaaaacattttcatccaaTTTTCAATGCTAATCTTCAATCCTTTCATCCAATAGCATAATTCAATCTTTTCGTCCAATGGCATACCCCAGTCTTTTCAGCCAATGAAATATCTCAATCTTCTTTATTCAATGACTACACCAATCTCTAATTTCATTCAATGACATACCTCAatctttcaaaattcaatattcCTAGCCAATGGCATATCacaattttcaatttcatccaATGACATACCTCTGATATTTTACTCCAATGACATACAGAGTACCTAAATCTTTTCATCCAATGACACACCTCAATCTTTTCATCCAATGACACACCTCAATCTTTTCAtccaaaaaatgacaaatctcATTATTTTCATCCAATGACATACCTCGTTCTTTTCATCAGACAGAGGAGATGTACTGCGAGGTCTCTTTGCAACCTTGTCTCCCTCTTCTCCATCTTCCCTTTTCCTTTTACCACTGGAGGACACAGTGGGGTTCACTTTACCGtaatctgaaaaaaaacattcaaggtCTTGCTGTAGACTGTGAGGTTCTTAAGCTTGCTAAAGGCACGTAATAAGATAGATATCAGTTGTTACTttgcaaaatacatttatagAATAAGGTCTTGCCTGCAAGCTAGATAATGGACTGACACAAATGTTATGCTTTTAAGTCCTGACTTGCTGACTACTTAATAGTGAACATTGAGATAAATGCTACAGATAAGCCTCCAGTAAAAGTAGCACTTTGTGAAATACATAGTTTGAGTCACTTTGACAGACTATGGCAAAATGAGTTGCAAGATACAGCATTATAGATACGGTTTAAACCTAGACTGTCTGGGCAACCTTAAATTACACTAATGACTAAACCATACTTTTCAGATAAATGCTTGTTCAAAActaattttttttgtagtttGCTGAACTACCCATAACAGATTCTCCCCAACTTTGGTGTCCGTCTGGAATATCTGCTTGctacttgaaaagttttaaaaagtatgtacatgttatttgaGAATTTCTAATTTTTAATTGTGAATACAGAGTATGTTAAAATATACTCTGTATTCACAatttacacatacacacacacacacacacacacacacacacacacacacacacacacacacacacacacacacacacacacacacacacacacacacacacacacacacacacacacacacacacacacacacacacttttaaTTACAGTGTTACAGCGATGTGCGAACTTAACTGTACCGTAGTATAATCAGTTGGTTTTTAGATCGTACAAATGCACGTGACCTTTACAGCTACCTGCCGGGGTGGGTCGGCTGAAGTTTagtatgaccccgcatgaccccatatagaaatccccattggtcgaaaactgtgttctgctaccttaagaCAAGAAAGCTGAAGTTACCGATATCCATGGCAGGAGGAATGAGGAACATCTCTTTCTCCTTGATCTGCAGTTCTGTCTCCTCGTCTACCTTATCTGCGCTGTCTGATGGAGGCGCCGCCACTCTCTGTAGGAAGTGAGTCTCCACGAGCTCAACAAACGTCTTCCTCACCTTTAACTCATCAACCGACTGGCCTGCTGAAGCATACAAAAGGTGAGGTGAAGCAACCTTAGAGTCAGACTGAAACATGAAGCTTTTTCAATAGCTAGGTTTGAGGCTAATACCTGAAGCTTCAATAGCATGgtttgaggctaatgcctgaagcttcaGCTGACGTGTcgtcaaaaattgatttttcttaAGCCTTTTGATAAAGTATCCTTTCAATTACACCCAAATTGTAACTGTACAGTTATGTAGGTCTGACTGTATGACCATGTAGGTCTGACCTTCCAAAGCCTGTGTGATGCGCTCAGACACCCTCCTGCACACATGGCTCATCAGCATCTGTCCATGACTCAGCAGTTCCTCCACCAGGAACTCACCCACATCTCCGTACAGGGTCTTAGCACAGTAGATATATCTGTCCAtggaaaaaatacaatgtataatttTCACATCAATACCTTTTTTTATTGCTAACACTAGACAGAACAGTATACTGACAGGCCATGCTACCTTTATCATAAAGTTTCTGCTGtatctaaatgtacatgtaccttgcatgtggtagctacatgtacatgtaggttgtaatACAAGCCCCGGTTGCGGAAGAACTCCAGGGGTGTGCAATCTTACCTGGGATATCTTGTGATGAATAGCACCTTGTTGATATGTATGGTGTACTCTAGTAGACCACGTCTGTTCCTTTCAAAGTCCATCATGTTATGTTGGATCAACACACACAAGGCTTTCTTCACCTGAAAAAAGACCAATATAATATTTGCCACATATGCAATAATACTGCTCTTATAGTTGATACATAATTTCTGTCTCTACTAGTACTTACAACATGGTCTAAGAAAGGAAAATTTGGCAATTAAATTTCACATGAGCTGGAGAGCTTTACTAACATATGAAAAACAGTGTTCAGCGGTTCAATGTGGTTATTGTAAAATTAATTTAAGTTTGcgacatttgattttgaaattttgaaaaactgtgaaaatcaaaatttcgcagttgaaacaactgTAGTTTTCGGTAAGTGAGAAATTGAAAAAAGGATGAACACTAACTGAAAAGGCtgcaaaaattacaaaatttacagcaACATTTCAATacagaaatgacaaatgaaAACATAGAATTGCAATACAGCATTGTCAGGACTGCACCCTCtctcttattggttgaactgctaattgaaTTTAGATGGACAGCTAGGACCAGTCTATTACACAGGTGTGCAACACAATCTAATAATGATGAAATGGCAGTTTGGCTTGACAACACCAGCAAAGTTTATTGGTTGCCAGTTGGTTCCAGTCTTTCCTTTTGCATTCAACATATGCCAATAACGATTAACATTAATTGTAGCTAGTAAATCCAACACAAACTgttcaaaagtttcaaattttgttgttgtaacgCTATGACTGACTGAAAAGTATGAGTGCAACATCAGT comes from Branchiostoma lanceolatum isolate klBraLanc5 chromosome 2, klBraLanc5.hap2, whole genome shotgun sequence and encodes:
- the LOC136428586 gene encoding DNA-directed RNA polymerase III subunit RPC3-like isoform X1 produces the protein MAQSQVRLGGLLLQHQYGEIVENVGAFLAAKGSFTLKDIAEGTKLGINEVKKALCVLIQHNMMDFERNRRGLLEYTIHINKVLFITRYPRYIYCAKTLYGDVGEFLVEELLSHGQMLMSHVCRRVSERITQALEAGQSVDELKVRKTFVELVETHFLQRVAAPPSDSADKVDEETELQIKEKEMFLIPPAMDIDYGKVNPTVSSSGKRKREDGEEGDKVAKRPRSTSPLSDEKNEDAPDKGVYWHINFTRFHQFFRDQAVLSALNSKIDRYACEIVRTMLRVSEKTTVPLAPTTHPMSSHEIFQSLPPELDLNRQTLGEYLTLLAEDKTEIVNKAGESGGGMYILNMQKALETLCKASIESVVQERFGSKCSRIFRLLLMKRHLEQKQVEDMAMIPAKEAKELLYKLFSENFVTMQEIPKTPDHAPSRTFYLFGINMHQVSRMLLDRCYKAMGNLISRREHENTENRRLVEKSQRVDAISASLQSSGADTTQMSEVEEMITPPERQQLNKLKHDINKLEQSELQLDETIFLLESYLPGSEAMVLY
- the LOC136428586 gene encoding DNA-directed RNA polymerase III subunit RPC3-like isoform X2, whose translation is MAQSQVRLGGLLLQHQYGEIVENVGAFLAAKGSFTLKDIAEGTKLGINEVKKALCVLIQHNMMDFERNRRGLLEYTIHINKVLFITRYPRYIYCAKTLYGDVGEFLVEELLSHGQMLMSHVCRRVSERITQALEGQSVDELKVRKTFVELVETHFLQRVAAPPSDSADKVDEETELQIKEKEMFLIPPAMDIDYGKVNPTVSSSGKRKREDGEEGDKVAKRPRSTSPLSDEKNEDAPDKGVYWHINFTRFHQFFRDQAVLSALNSKIDRYACEIVRTMLRVSEKTTVPLAPTTHPMSSHEIFQSLPPELDLNRQTLGEYLTLLAEDKTEIVNKAGESGGGMYILNMQKALETLCKASIESVVQERFGSKCSRIFRLLLMKRHLEQKQVEDMAMIPAKEAKELLYKLFSENFVTMQEIPKTPDHAPSRTFYLFGINMHQVSRMLLDRCYKAMGNLISRREHENTENRRLVEKSQRVDAISASLQSSGADTTQMSEVEEMITPPERQQLNKLKHDINKLEQSELQLDETIFLLESYLPGSEAMVLY